From a single Staphylococcus epidermidis genomic region:
- a CDS encoding Stp1/IreP family PP2C-type Ser/Thr phosphatase, with translation MLNAQFFTDTGQHREKNEDAGGIFYNQTQQQMLVLCDGMGGHQAGEIASQFVTYELQKRFEEENLIEINRAESWLRSNIKEINFQLYNYAQENEDYRGMGTTLVCAIIYDKQVVVANVGDSRAYVINQRQMDQITSDHSFVNHLVMTGQITKDEAFHHPQRNIITKVMGTDKRVSPDLFIKRTHFYDYLLLNSDGLTDYVRDYEIQELLSSNNSLDVHGNELLDLALAHDSKDNVSFILLKLEGDKV, from the coding sequence ATGTTAAACGCACAATTTTTCACTGATACTGGGCAACATCGTGAGAAAAACGAGGACGCTGGCGGTATATTTTACAATCAAACACAGCAACAAATGCTAGTATTATGCGATGGCATGGGTGGACATCAAGCTGGAGAAATAGCTAGTCAGTTTGTTACTTATGAACTTCAAAAGCGTTTTGAAGAAGAAAATCTAATTGAAATAAATCGTGCTGAATCGTGGTTGCGTTCGAACATTAAAGAAATCAATTTTCAGCTGTACAACTATGCTCAAGAAAATGAAGATTACAGAGGTATGGGTACAACGCTCGTTTGTGCCATCATTTATGACAAACAAGTTGTTGTAGCAAATGTAGGAGATTCGCGCGCTTATGTAATTAATCAGAGACAGATGGATCAAATTACGAGCGACCATTCATTTGTTAATCACTTAGTAATGACTGGACAAATTACTAAAGATGAAGCATTTCATCATCCACAACGTAATATTATTACTAAAGTCATGGGAACAGATAAACGTGTTTCTCCAGATTTATTTATCAAGAGAACTCATTTTTATGATTATCTTCTTTTGAACTCTGACGGACTTACTGATTATGTCAGAGATTATGAAATCCAAGAACTACTAAGTTCAAATAATTCATTAGACGTCCATGGTAATGAGTTATTGGACTTAGCGCTTGCCCATGATTCAAAAGATAATGTCAGCTTTATCCTTTTAAAGTTAGAAGGTGATAAAGTATGA
- the rlmN gene encoding 23S rRNA (adenine(2503)-C(2))-methyltransferase RlmN, translating to MITAEKKKRNKFLPNFEKQSIYSLRYDEMQQWLIDHGQQKFRAKQIFEWLYQKRVNTIDEMTNLSKELRQILKDHFAMTTLTTVVKQESKDGTIKFLFELQDGYTIETVLMRHEYGNSVCVTTQVGCRIGCTFCASTLGGLKRNLEAGEIVSQVLTVQKALDETNERVSQIVIMGIGEPFENYDEMMDFLRIVNDDNSLNIGARHITVSTSGIIPRIYDFAEEDIQINFAVSLHGAKDEIRSRLMPINRAYNVDKLMEAIRYYQEKTNRRVTFEYGLFGGVNDQLEHARDLAHLIKNLNCHVNLIPVNHVPERNYVKTPKDDIFKFEKELKRLGINATIRREQGSDIDAACGQLRAKERQVETR from the coding sequence ATGATAACTGCAGAAAAAAAGAAGAGAAACAAATTCTTACCTAATTTCGAAAAACAATCGATCTACTCCTTAAGATATGACGAGATGCAACAATGGCTTATTGATCACGGACAACAAAAATTCAGAGCAAAACAAATTTTTGAATGGTTATACCAAAAGCGTGTGAATACTATTGATGAAATGACTAACCTGTCTAAAGAGTTACGTCAAATTCTCAAAGATCATTTTGCAATGACGACATTGACCACTGTTGTTAAACAAGAAAGTAAAGATGGAACAATCAAGTTCTTATTTGAATTACAAGATGGTTATACTATTGAAACTGTTTTAATGAGACATGAATATGGAAATTCTGTCTGTGTAACAACACAAGTAGGATGTAGAATTGGTTGTACGTTTTGTGCTTCCACTTTGGGCGGATTAAAGCGTAATTTAGAGGCCGGAGAGATTGTCTCTCAAGTATTAACTGTACAAAAGGCACTAGACGAAACGAATGAACGTGTATCACAAATTGTCATTATGGGCATAGGTGAACCTTTCGAGAATTATGATGAAATGATGGATTTCTTAAGAATTGTTAATGATGATAACAGTTTAAATATTGGTGCACGTCATATTACTGTATCTACTTCAGGAATTATTCCAAGAATTTATGATTTTGCCGAAGAAGATATACAAATAAATTTTGCTGTGAGTCTTCATGGTGCTAAAGACGAAATAAGATCAAGATTAATGCCTATCAATCGTGCTTATAACGTTGATAAGTTAATGGAAGCTATTCGTTATTATCAAGAAAAGACAAATCGCCGTGTTACTTTTGAATATGGATTGTTTGGTGGTGTTAATGACCAACTTGAACATGCGAGAGATTTGGCACATTTAATTAAGAATCTCAATTGCCACGTTAATTTAATACCAGTTAACCATGTCCCAGAAAGAAATTATGTAAAGACACCAAAAGATGATATTTTTAAATTCGAGAAGGAATTAAAGAGATTAGGAATTAATGCTACAATTAGACGTGAGCAAGGGTCAGATATTGATGCTGCGTGTGGACAATTAAGAGCGAAGGAACGACAAGTAGAAACGAGGTAA
- the rsmB gene encoding 16S rRNA (cytosine(967)-C(5))-methyltransferase RsmB: MMKSVRTYALETINDVLNKGAYSNLKINEVLSTNNINTVDKNLFTELVYGTIKRKYTLDYLLKPFIKTKIKSWVRQLLWMSLYQYLYLDKIPNHAIIHEAVDIAKKRGGFHTGNIVNGILRTVMRTELPSFEDIDDTKKRIAIQYSLPKWIVDHWVTHFGVEKTENIARSFLEPVTTTVRANISRDSIDSIISKLEQEGYHVKKDDMLPFCLHISGMPVVNSNAFKEGYISIQDKSSMMVAYVMNLGRDDKVLDACSAPGGKACHMAEILSPEGHVDATDIHEHKINLIKQNIKKLKLNNIKAFQHDATEVYDKMYDKILVDAPCSGLGVLRHKPEIKYSQSQNSIKSLVELQLQILENVKDNIKPGGTIVYSTCTIEQMENENVIYTFLKRHKDFEFEPFQNPATGEQVKTLQILPQDFNSDGFFISKIKRKES, encoded by the coding sequence ATGATGAAATCAGTGCGAACATATGCATTAGAAACAATCAACGACGTCCTAAATAAAGGTGCTTATAGTAATTTGAAAATTAATGAAGTTCTATCTACAAATAACATTAATACAGTAGATAAAAATTTGTTCACAGAATTAGTATATGGAACAATAAAAAGAAAATACACGTTAGATTATCTACTAAAGCCTTTTATCAAAACTAAAATCAAATCATGGGTGCGACAATTACTGTGGATGAGTTTATATCAATATTTATATTTAGATAAAATACCTAACCATGCTATTATTCATGAAGCGGTAGATATAGCAAAGAAACGTGGTGGCTTTCACACAGGGAATATAGTCAATGGTATATTACGAACAGTAATGCGCACTGAATTGCCAAGCTTTGAAGATATAGATGATACTAAAAAAAGAATTGCAATTCAATATAGTCTTCCCAAATGGATTGTTGATCATTGGGTTACACATTTTGGAGTAGAAAAAACTGAAAACATTGCACGATCTTTTTTAGAGCCTGTAACCACAACCGTGCGCGCCAATATATCTCGTGATTCTATTGATTCAATTATCTCTAAGTTAGAACAGGAAGGTTACCACGTTAAAAAAGACGATATGTTACCATTTTGTCTTCATATATCAGGTATGCCTGTGGTTAATTCAAACGCTTTTAAAGAAGGTTATATCTCTATTCAAGATAAAAGTTCAATGATGGTAGCTTATGTAATGAACCTAGGGCGAGATGACAAAGTTTTAGATGCGTGCAGCGCACCTGGTGGTAAAGCTTGTCATATGGCAGAAATTCTTTCACCAGAAGGTCACGTCGATGCAACAGATATTCATGAACATAAAATAAATCTTATAAAGCAAAATATTAAAAAATTGAAATTGAATAATATCAAGGCTTTTCAACATGATGCTACAGAAGTATACGATAAAATGTATGATAAGATTCTTGTTGATGCACCATGTAGTGGATTAGGTGTTCTTAGACACAAACCTGAAATTAAATATAGTCAATCACAAAATAGCATTAAGTCTTTAGTAGAATTACAATTACAAATTTTAGAAAATGTTAAAGATAATATTAAACCTGGTGGTACAATAGTGTATTCAACATGTACAATAGAACAAATGGAAAACGAAAATGTCATCTATACTTTTTTAAAGAGACATAAAGATTTTGAGTTTGAACCATTCCAAAATCCAGCGACTGGTGAACAGGTTAAAACGTTACAGATACTTCCACAAGATTTTAATTCGGATGGATTCTTTATTAGCAAGATAAAAAGAAAGGAAAGTTAG
- the fmt gene encoding methionyl-tRNA formyltransferase: MSKIIFMGTPDFSTKILEMLIAEHEVIAVVTQPDRPVGRKKVMTPPPVKRVATKHQIPVYQPEKLKDSQELESLLSLESDLIVTAAFGQLLPESLLNAPKLGAINVHASLLPKYRGGAPIHQAIIDGEEETGITIMYMVKKLDAGNIISQQSIRIEEEDNVGTMHDKLSFLGAELLKKTLPSIIDNTNDSIPQDDALATFASNIRREDERVDWNMSAQAIHNHIRGLSPWPVAYTTMNEKNLKLFSAFIVKGKKGNPGTIIETTKHELIIATGSDDAIALTEIQPAGKKRMKVTDYLSGVQESLVGKVLL, encoded by the coding sequence ATGAGTAAAATCATTTTTATGGGAACACCTGATTTTTCAACGAAAATTTTAGAGATGTTAATTGCTGAGCATGAAGTTATCGCTGTAGTGACACAACCTGATAGACCAGTGGGACGTAAGAAAGTGATGACACCACCACCAGTAAAAAGAGTAGCTACAAAGCATCAAATACCGGTATATCAACCTGAAAAACTTAAAGATTCTCAAGAATTAGAATCGTTACTTTCTTTAGAATCAGATTTAATAGTAACGGCTGCGTTCGGTCAACTATTACCAGAGTCCTTACTCAATGCACCTAAATTAGGAGCTATTAATGTCCATGCATCATTGCTACCTAAGTATAGAGGAGGAGCACCTATACATCAGGCTATAATTGATGGTGAAGAAGAAACTGGAATCACGATTATGTATATGGTTAAAAAACTTGATGCAGGTAATATCATCTCGCAACAATCAATTCGTATTGAAGAAGAAGATAATGTTGGCACAATGCATGATAAATTAAGCTTTTTAGGTGCCGAATTATTAAAGAAGACACTTCCTAGTATCATTGATAATACCAATGACAGTATCCCTCAAGATGATGCACTTGCAACATTTGCATCTAATATTCGTCGTGAAGACGAGAGAGTTGATTGGAATATGAGTGCACAAGCAATTCATAACCATATTAGAGGACTGTCTCCATGGCCAGTTGCTTATACAACTATGAATGAAAAGAATCTCAAATTATTTAGCGCTTTCATTGTGAAAGGGAAAAAAGGTAATCCAGGAACAATTATTGAAACTACTAAGCATGAACTCATCATAGCTACCGGTTCTGATGATGCCATCGCACTTACTGAGATTCAACCTGCAGGGAAAAAACGTATGAAAGTTACTGATTATTTAAGTGGTGTACAAGAGTCGTTAGTTGGGAAAGTTCTATTATGA
- a CDS encoding peptide deformylase, with product MTVKKLVKSTHPILNKTIQPVSTYDQKLKVLLEDLEDTLYHEEAAAISAPQIGVDQSVALIDMEQEGLLQLINPVVKSQSQETVSDLEGSISLPHIYGEVKRSKMITVQNYDINGNAVELTAYDDIARMILHMIDHLNGIQFTKRAHHILNETEVEAYFDNE from the coding sequence ATGACTGTAAAGAAATTAGTAAAATCAACACATCCTATTTTGAATAAAACAATTCAACCTGTAAGCACGTATGATCAAAAACTAAAAGTGTTATTGGAAGATTTGGAAGATACATTATATCATGAGGAAGCTGCTGCAATTAGTGCACCTCAAATTGGAGTAGATCAAAGTGTTGCACTCATCGATATGGAACAAGAAGGGTTATTACAACTTATTAATCCTGTCGTTAAAAGTCAATCTCAAGAGACTGTTTCTGACTTAGAAGGCTCAATCAGTTTACCTCATATATATGGAGAAGTTAAACGTAGCAAAATGATCACTGTACAAAACTATGATATCAATGGAAATGCAGTTGAATTAACTGCATATGACGATATTGCACGCATGATTTTACATATGATTGATCATCTTAATGGAATTCAATTTACCAAAAGAGCACATCATATATTAAATGAAACTGAAGTGGAGGCGTATTTTGACAATGAGTAA
- a CDS encoding TM2 domain-containing protein, which yields MEVNKVIYILLAVFLGSFGIHKFYAGKPIQGLLHILFCWTAIPHVLAIISAVLTLFKPADANGNVRM from the coding sequence ATGGAAGTTAATAAAGTCATTTATATTTTACTAGCAGTCTTTCTTGGTAGTTTTGGCATCCACAAATTTTATGCTGGTAAACCAATTCAAGGATTATTGCATATTCTATTTTGTTGGACTGCTATCCCGCATGTGTTAGCAATTATTAGTGCAGTTTTAACATTATTCAAACCTGCCGACGCAAACGGGAACGTCAGAATGTAA
- the priA gene encoding primosomal protein N': MIAKVIVDIPSKSVDFKFDYIVPKNLERVIQIGVRVVVPFGPRTIQGYVMNIQQKPDGNMDISKLKEIKEVRDIKPELTSELIQLSEWMSHYHVMKRISVLEAMLPSAIKAKYKKAFSIIDPKNLSSKTKALFNNDGYYLYKEAQQNNDLEEMLTLLNQGLIEEVTILSQNTKKKTQKAVGVVNTLNGDEVLAKLEKYTKQYDLYAFLLEESHRTVFLKEINDMGFSHSSLDSLIKKGYIEKYIAEVFRDPYANRIFEQEQKRILTKEQQDAFEAIQHYIHDEKERTFLLHGVTGSGKTEVYLQTIEEVLNKGKEAMMLVPEIALTPQMVLRFKRRFGDDVAVLHSGLSKGERYDEWQKIRDGRARVSVGARSSIFAPFKNLGIIIIDEEHESTYKQEDYPRYHARDIAQWRSQFHHCPVVLGSATPSLESYARAEKNVYELLSLPHRVNQQALPHIDIIDMREELSEGNRSMFSIALRQAIQERLDKKEQIVLFLNRRGYASFMLCRDCGYVPQCPHCDISLTYHKTTDQLKCHYCGYQENPPSQCPNCEGDHIRQVGTGTQRVEELLQQEFPHARIIRMDVDTTSRKGAHEKLLNDFEAGKGDILLGTQMIAKGLDYPNITLVGVLNADTMLNLPDFRASERTYQLLTQVSGRAGRHEKEGQVIIQTYNPDHYSIKDVKLNDYLSFYQKEMNYRKLGKYPPYYFLINFTISHTDIKKVMMASKHIHQILVQHLSEKAFVLGPSPAALARINNEYRFQILVKYKSEPQLHQALQYLDDYYHDQYVKDKLSLKIDINPQMMM, encoded by the coding sequence ATGATTGCAAAAGTAATTGTTGATATTCCGTCGAAAAGTGTCGATTTTAAATTTGATTATATCGTTCCTAAAAATTTAGAACGTGTGATTCAAATTGGCGTTCGCGTTGTGGTACCTTTTGGCCCTAGAACTATACAAGGATACGTCATGAATATTCAACAAAAACCAGATGGAAATATGGATATATCGAAACTAAAAGAAATAAAAGAAGTACGTGATATTAAACCTGAATTAACATCCGAACTGATTCAATTAAGCGAATGGATGAGCCATTATCATGTGATGAAACGTATTTCTGTTTTAGAAGCGATGTTGCCAAGTGCCATTAAAGCAAAGTATAAGAAAGCTTTTTCAATTATCGATCCAAAAAATTTATCTTCAAAAACCAAAGCGCTATTTAACAATGACGGTTATTACTTATATAAAGAAGCTCAGCAAAACAATGATTTAGAAGAAATGTTGACTTTGTTAAATCAAGGATTGATTGAAGAGGTCACGATACTTTCTCAAAACACAAAAAAGAAAACTCAAAAAGCTGTTGGCGTAGTTAATACGTTGAATGGTGATGAAGTACTTGCAAAACTCGAGAAATATACAAAACAATATGATTTGTATGCATTTTTATTAGAAGAGTCTCATCGAACAGTGTTTTTAAAAGAAATCAATGATATGGGCTTCTCTCACTCGAGTTTAGATTCTTTAATCAAAAAAGGTTATATTGAAAAATATATCGCCGAGGTTTTCAGAGATCCATATGCAAATCGTATATTTGAACAAGAACAAAAGAGGATATTAACTAAAGAACAGCAAGATGCATTTGAAGCTATTCAACATTATATTCATGATGAAAAAGAAAGAACATTTTTATTACACGGAGTCACAGGTTCAGGTAAAACCGAAGTCTATCTTCAAACAATAGAAGAAGTTCTTAATAAAGGTAAAGAAGCCATGATGTTAGTGCCGGAAATCGCCTTAACACCTCAGATGGTACTAAGATTTAAACGTCGATTTGGAGATGATGTAGCGGTATTACATTCCGGACTTTCAAAAGGTGAACGTTATGATGAGTGGCAAAAAATTAGAGACGGTCGAGCTCGAGTGAGTGTAGGTGCTCGTTCAAGTATTTTCGCACCGTTTAAAAATTTAGGCATCATTATAATTGATGAAGAACATGAATCTACATATAAACAAGAAGATTATCCCAGATATCATGCACGTGATATTGCACAATGGAGAAGTCAATTTCATCATTGTCCTGTAGTTTTAGGTAGCGCAACACCGAGTCTTGAGTCATATGCTAGAGCAGAAAAAAATGTTTACGAGTTGTTGTCATTGCCACATAGAGTCAATCAACAAGCGTTACCGCATATTGATATTATAGATATGAGAGAAGAATTAAGTGAAGGTAATCGTTCCATGTTTTCTATAGCACTAAGACAAGCGATACAAGAACGGTTGGATAAAAAAGAACAAATAGTACTATTCTTAAATAGAAGGGGATATGCTTCATTTATGTTATGTAGAGATTGTGGTTACGTTCCCCAATGTCCCCATTGTGATATTTCGTTAACATATCATAAAACAACCGATCAATTAAAATGTCATTACTGTGGTTATCAAGAAAATCCACCATCTCAATGTCCAAATTGTGAAGGTGATCATATCAGACAAGTCGGAACTGGAACGCAACGTGTAGAAGAATTATTACAACAAGAATTCCCTCATGCTCGTATTATAAGGATGGATGTTGATACAACTTCAAGAAAAGGTGCACATGAGAAATTGTTAAATGACTTTGAAGCAGGAAAAGGAGATATCTTATTAGGTACGCAAATGATTGCTAAAGGTTTGGATTATCCTAACATTACTCTAGTTGGTGTGCTCAATGCTGACACTATGTTAAACTTACCTGACTTTCGTGCCAGTGAACGAACATACCAACTTTTAACTCAGGTATCTGGACGCGCAGGTCGTCATGAAAAAGAAGGACAAGTTATCATACAAACGTACAACCCTGATCATTATTCAATAAAGGATGTGAAATTAAACGATTATCTTTCTTTTTATCAAAAAGAAATGAATTATCGAAAATTAGGAAAATATCCACCTTACTATTTTTTGATTAACTTTACCATTTCACATACTGATATAAAAAAGGTCATGATGGCCTCTAAGCATATACATCAAATTTTAGTACAGCACTTAAGTGAAAAAGCATTCGTGCTAGGCCCTTCACCAGCAGCACTAGCAAGAATTAACAATGAGTATCGTTTTCAAATACTAGTAAAATATAAGAGTGAGCCTCAATTACATCAAGCGTTACAATATTTAGATGATTATTATCATGATCAATATGTAAAGGATAAACTATCATTAAAAATTGATATCAATCCACAAATGATGATGTGA
- the coaBC gene encoding bifunctional phosphopantothenoylcysteine decarboxylase/phosphopantothenate--cysteine ligase CoaBC, with translation MKHILLAVTGGIAAYKAIDLTSKLIQSGYDVRVMLSDHAQEFVTPLAFQAISRNPVYTNTFKEENPEEIQHVSLGDWADAIIVAPATANTIAKLSVGIADDLITSTLLATTTPKFVAPAMNVNMYNNPRTKHNMKVLSQDGYYFIEPGSGYLACGYVAKGRMEEPMQILSVINKFFTQQKNVIKSSFSGKRALVTAGPTVEVIDPVRYVSNRSSGKMGYAIAEALRDKGAIVTLISGPTHLSLPEGINVVKVESADDMFQAVTERFAKQDIVIKAAAVSDYTPMDILEHKLKKQEGGLSVQFKRTKDILKYLGENKTHQYLVGFAAETQNIEQYALDKLKRKNADVIISNNVGDTSIGFSSDDNELTMHFKNNEKVNIKKGKKSALAHQIIEILETRWQ, from the coding sequence ATGAAACATATTTTATTAGCTGTTACAGGCGGTATCGCAGCATATAAAGCAATTGATTTAACAAGTAAATTAATACAATCCGGCTATGATGTAAGAGTTATGCTATCTGATCATGCTCAAGAGTTTGTTACTCCGCTAGCTTTTCAAGCAATCAGTAGAAATCCTGTTTACACAAATACATTTAAAGAAGAAAATCCTGAAGAGATTCAACATGTATCATTAGGAGACTGGGCAGATGCGATTATAGTCGCGCCAGCAACTGCTAATACTATCGCAAAATTAAGTGTTGGAATTGCTGATGATTTAATTACTTCTACATTACTTGCTACAACAACACCAAAATTCGTTGCACCCGCAATGAATGTAAATATGTATAACAATCCACGTACTAAACATAATATGAAAGTGCTAAGTCAAGACGGATATTATTTTATTGAACCTGGTAGTGGCTATTTAGCATGTGGTTATGTAGCAAAAGGGCGAATGGAAGAACCCATGCAAATCCTATCTGTTATTAATAAATTTTTTACTCAACAGAAGAATGTTATCAAAAGCTCTTTTTCTGGAAAGCGCGCATTAGTTACAGCTGGGCCTACAGTTGAAGTTATTGATCCTGTTCGATACGTATCAAATCGTTCATCAGGAAAAATGGGATATGCTATAGCTGAAGCATTACGAGATAAGGGAGCAATCGTAACTTTAATTAGTGGTCCCACCCACTTATCTCTACCTGAAGGGATTAATGTAGTAAAAGTTGAGAGTGCAGATGATATGTTTCAAGCTGTAACCGAACGCTTTGCGAAACAAGATATAGTGATTAAAGCAGCGGCGGTGTCTGATTATACACCAATGGACATACTTGAACATAAATTAAAAAAACAAGAAGGAGGATTATCTGTTCAATTTAAGCGTACAAAGGATATTTTAAAATACTTAGGAGAAAATAAAACGCACCAATATCTTGTTGGTTTTGCTGCTGAAACACAAAATATTGAACAGTATGCTCTAGACAAACTCAAAAGAAAAAATGCAGATGTTATCATTTCGAACAATGTAGGTGATACATCCATAGGCTTTAGTTCAGATGACAATGAATTAACTATGCATTTTAAAAATAATGAAAAAGTAAATATTAAGAAAGGAAAAAAATCAGCTTTAGCACATCAAATTATAGAAATTTTAGAAACTAGGTGGCAGTAA
- the rpoZ gene encoding DNA-directed RNA polymerase subunit omega gives MLNPPLNQLTAKVNSKYLIATTAAKRARELDEKRETALLDQYHSAKPVGKALEEIADGKIEPVVPKEYLG, from the coding sequence ATGTTAAATCCACCGTTAAACCAACTTACTGCAAAAGTGAATTCAAAATATCTTATTGCCACTACGGCGGCTAAAAGAGCACGTGAATTAGATGAAAAACGCGAAACAGCGCTTTTAGATCAGTACCATTCAGCTAAACCTGTTGGAAAAGCTTTAGAAGAAATTGCTGATGGTAAAATAGAACCTGTTGTACCGAAAGAGTATTTAGGATAA
- the gmk gene encoding guanylate kinase — MDKEKGLLIVLSGPSGVGKGTVRKKIFEDPTTSYKYSISMTTRHMREGEIDGVDYFFKTKEEFEALIKDDQFIEYAQYVGNYYGTPVQYVKDTMEEGHDVFLEIEVEGAKQVRKKFPDALFIFLAPPSLDDLKERLVGRGTESDEKIQSRVNEARKEVEMMNLYDYVVVNDEVELAKNRIQSIVEAEHLKRERIEAKYRKMLLEVKK; from the coding sequence ATGGATAAGGAAAAAGGACTGTTAATTGTTCTTTCAGGCCCTTCAGGTGTTGGAAAGGGAACTGTTAGAAAGAAGATATTTGAAGACCCAACTACTTCATATAAGTATTCTATATCAATGACGACACGTCATATGCGTGAAGGTGAAATTGATGGTGTAGATTACTTCTTTAAAACAAAGGAAGAATTTGAGGCGTTAATTAAAGACGACCAGTTTATTGAGTATGCACAATATGTAGGTAATTACTATGGTACACCTGTACAATATGTAAAGGATACTATGGAAGAAGGTCATGACGTCTTTTTAGAAATCGAAGTTGAAGGTGCTAAGCAAGTAAGAAAGAAATTTCCAGATGCGTTGTTCATATTTTTAGCGCCTCCAAGTTTAGATGACTTGAAAGAACGTCTTGTTGGTAGAGGAACTGAATCAGATGAAAAGATTCAAAGTCGTGTGAACGAGGCACGAAAAGAAGTAGAAATGATGAATTTATACGACTACGTTGTAGTTAACGACGAGGTTGAACTCGCTAAGAATCGAATTCAGTCAATAGTTGAAGCTGAGCATTTAAAAAGAGAGCGAATCGAAGCTAAATATAGAAAAATGTTACTGGAGGTCAAAAAATAA